The Vibrio pomeroyi genome window below encodes:
- the tatB gene encoding Sec-independent protein translocase protein TatB, with the protein MFDIGFWELVLISVVGLVVLGPERLPVAIRSVSKFVGAAKSMANSVKDELSHELKVQELQENLRKAEQMGMEDLSPDLKASVDELKQAAAEVQRPYAKPESDKPSETKPSVTETAEPETIQTSSEASAPSDKKAE; encoded by the coding sequence GTGTTTGATATCGGTTTTTGGGAACTGGTATTAATATCTGTCGTTGGGTTAGTGGTTCTAGGACCTGAGCGTTTGCCTGTTGCGATTCGTAGCGTATCCAAGTTTGTGGGTGCGGCGAAAAGTATGGCAAACAGTGTGAAAGATGAACTTTCTCACGAGCTTAAGGTGCAAGAGCTACAAGAAAACCTACGTAAGGCGGAACAAATGGGTATGGAAGATTTATCTCCAGACCTTAAAGCGTCAGTCGATGAACTTAAGCAGGCCGCTGCTGAGGTTCAACGTCCGTATGCTAAGCCTGAGTCTGATAAGCCAAGTGAGACTAAACCTAGTGTCACGGAAACTGCTGAGCCTGAAACGATTCAGACTAGCAGTGAAGCTTCAGCACCGTCAGATAAGAAAGCCGAATAG
- the hemB gene encoding porphobilinogen synthase — MSVSIQGQFPGRRMRRMRKHDFSRRLMAENQLSVDDLIYPMFILMGKDRREPVESMPGVERLSIDLMLEEADYLSKLGVPAIALFPVVNQDAKSLCAAEAHNSEGLVQRAVRSLKEHVPNIGVITDVALDPFTTHGQDGIIDEDGYVMNDETTEVLIKQALSHAEAGADVVAPSDMMDGRIGKIREALEEAGHIHTQIMAYSAKYASCYYGPFRDAVGSASNLKGGNKKNYQMDPANSDEAIHEVAMDLNEGADMVMVKPGMPYLDIVRRVKHELQAPTFAYQVSGEYAMHKAAIQNGWLKERDTVMESLLCFKRAGADGILTYFAKDVAEWLAEDNAQAAEHLKEK, encoded by the coding sequence GTGTCTGTTTCAATTCAAGGTCAATTCCCAGGTCGCCGTATGCGCCGTATGCGTAAGCACGACTTTAGCCGTCGCCTAATGGCAGAAAATCAATTGTCTGTGGATGATCTAATCTACCCAATGTTTATCCTGATGGGTAAAGACCGCCGCGAGCCTGTAGAGTCAATGCCGGGTGTTGAACGCCTGTCGATCGACCTTATGCTTGAGGAAGCGGATTACCTGTCTAAACTGGGTGTTCCTGCGATTGCTCTATTCCCAGTCGTGAACCAAGATGCTAAAAGCTTATGTGCAGCTGAAGCCCATAACTCTGAAGGTTTGGTTCAGCGTGCAGTACGCTCATTAAAAGAACACGTGCCAAACATTGGTGTTATCACTGATGTCGCACTAGACCCGTTCACCACTCACGGTCAAGACGGCATCATCGATGAAGATGGCTACGTGATGAACGATGAGACGACTGAAGTCCTGATCAAGCAGGCTTTGTCTCATGCTGAAGCGGGCGCTGATGTGGTTGCACCATCGGATATGATGGACGGTCGTATTGGTAAAATCCGTGAAGCGCTAGAAGAAGCGGGTCATATTCACACCCAAATCATGGCTTACTCGGCGAAATACGCATCGTGCTACTACGGTCCATTCCGTGATGCCGTTGGCAGTGCTTCGAACCTGAAAGGTGGTAACAAGAAGAACTATCAGATGGATCCTGCAAACAGCGATGAAGCAATTCACGAAGTGGCGATGGATCTTAATGAAGGTGCAGACATGGTGATGGTGAAGCCAGGCATGCCTTACCTAGACATCGTGCGCCGTGTGAAGCATGAACTGCAAGCGCCGACATTTGCTTACCAAGTGTCTGGTGAATACGCGATGCACAAAGCTGCAATTCAAAACGGTTGGCTGAAAGAGCGCGACACCGTTATGGAATCACTGCTGTGCTTTAAGCGTGCTGGTGCCGATGGCATTCTGACTTACTTCGCTAAAGATGTGGCTGAGTGGCTTGCAGAAGACAACGCACAAGCAGCAGAGCACCTAAAAGAAAAGTAA
- a CDS encoding GTP-binding protein — protein sequence MWKTLLAVMAMILIPVIGHASDAEPTEAPLINVDMTLDLDGMEKYAQEASESLEVISQSLQAIVNNPNLSDEQQLALNQTVESINKLADTTKTSLNQLPQALAQSRVAFKQTSQTLLDDIQTKVIIALVAVVGVIIIALTAIYLLILKPMQQTLVKATNNISSMAQSIQVTAEALKYSTEKQQEIMDYIEHSPTQCSDK from the coding sequence ATGTGGAAAACACTCTTGGCCGTAATGGCAATGATCCTGATACCTGTTATAGGCCACGCCTCTGACGCAGAACCCACGGAAGCACCACTGATCAACGTCGATATGACCTTAGACCTCGACGGTATGGAAAAGTACGCTCAGGAAGCAAGCGAGTCACTCGAAGTGATATCACAATCTTTGCAAGCCATCGTCAATAACCCTAACCTCAGCGACGAACAACAACTGGCTCTCAATCAAACGGTTGAAAGCATCAACAAGCTTGCAGACACAACCAAGACCTCGCTCAATCAACTGCCACAAGCCTTAGCTCAATCACGCGTCGCCTTTAAACAGACAAGCCAAACGTTGCTCGATGATATCCAAACCAAAGTCATCATCGCGCTGGTTGCCGTTGTCGGTGTGATTATTATCGCCCTGACCGCTATTTACCTGCTAATCCTCAAACCTATGCAACAAACCTTGGTTAAAGCGACCAACAATATCTCCTCTATGGCTCAATCTATCCAAGTCACTGCCGAAGCACTGAAATACAGCACCGAGAAGCAGCAAGAAATCATGGACTACATTGAGCATTCACCGACTCAATGCTCTGATAAATAA
- the ubiB gene encoding ubiquinone biosynthesis regulatory protein kinase UbiB, producing MTPTELKRLYHIIKVQLEYGLDELMPEHQLTKAPLLARKSLFWLKNKHQDKELGHRLRLALQELGPVWIKFGQMMSTRRDLFPPHIADQLALLQDQVAPFDGELAKQDMEKALGGSLDNWFTDFDIEPLASASIAQVHTAKLKESGREIVLKVIRPDIRPVIDADLKLMHRMARIVAKSLPEARRLKPVEVVHEYEKTLLDELDLRREAANAIQLRRNFEGSEELYVPEVIPDLSSETLMVSERIYGIQVSDVETLNANGTNMKLLAERGVTVFFTQVFRDSFFHADMHPGNVFVNPENPDNPQWIGLDCGIVGTLNSEDKRYLAENLLAFFNRDYRKVAELHVDSGWVPHDTNVNDFEFAIRMVCEPIFAKPLGEISFGHVLLNLFNTARRFNMEVQPQLVLLQKTLLYVEGLGRQLYPQLDLWETAKPFLETWMMNQVGPQAVINAVKERAPFWAEKLPELPELLYDSLRQGKAMNHRMDQLYQGYRESKRQQATGKFLFGVGATLVVCSAILVSSPYEQLSMGCGIAGVTFWLLSWRAYRR from the coding sequence ATGACCCCAACAGAACTGAAACGTCTTTATCATATTATCAAGGTACAGTTGGAATATGGCCTTGATGAATTGATGCCAGAGCACCAATTGACCAAAGCCCCTTTATTGGCGCGAAAGTCACTGTTTTGGCTTAAGAACAAGCATCAAGATAAAGAGTTGGGTCATCGCTTACGTCTCGCGCTGCAAGAACTTGGCCCTGTGTGGATCAAGTTCGGGCAGATGATGTCGACACGTCGCGATCTGTTTCCTCCTCATATCGCAGATCAGCTGGCACTGTTGCAAGACCAAGTTGCACCATTTGATGGTGAACTGGCTAAGCAAGATATGGAAAAGGCGCTCGGTGGCAGCTTAGATAACTGGTTTACCGACTTTGATATCGAGCCTCTGGCTTCAGCTTCTATCGCTCAGGTGCATACTGCGAAACTCAAAGAGAGCGGCCGTGAGATTGTTCTCAAGGTAATTCGCCCTGATATTCGCCCGGTGATTGATGCAGATCTAAAACTGATGCACCGAATGGCGCGTATAGTCGCTAAGTCGCTTCCTGAAGCACGTCGTTTGAAACCTGTTGAAGTCGTTCACGAGTACGAGAAAACCTTACTGGATGAACTAGACCTGCGCCGAGAGGCGGCCAATGCGATTCAACTTCGACGTAATTTTGAAGGCAGTGAAGAGCTGTATGTTCCAGAGGTTATCCCTGATTTAAGCAGTGAAACCTTGATGGTGTCTGAACGAATCTATGGTATTCAGGTTTCAGATGTTGAAACGCTAAACGCCAACGGCACCAACATGAAATTGCTGGCCGAACGTGGTGTGACGGTATTCTTCACCCAAGTGTTCCGTGATAGCTTTTTCCATGCAGATATGCACCCGGGCAACGTATTCGTTAACCCAGAAAATCCAGATAACCCGCAGTGGATAGGTTTGGATTGCGGCATTGTCGGTACACTCAACAGCGAAGATAAGCGTTATTTGGCAGAGAACTTGCTGGCTTTCTTCAACCGAGATTACCGTAAAGTCGCTGAGCTGCACGTGGATTCGGGATGGGTGCCACACGACACCAACGTCAACGACTTTGAGTTCGCGATTCGCATGGTGTGTGAACCCATTTTTGCAAAACCACTTGGCGAGATCTCATTTGGCCATGTGTTGCTAAACTTATTTAATACAGCAAGACGTTTCAACATGGAGGTTCAGCCTCAGTTGGTACTGCTGCAAAAGACCTTGTTGTATGTTGAAGGGTTGGGCCGTCAGTTGTATCCGCAACTCGATTTGTGGGAAACCGCGAAGCCTTTCCTTGAAACCTGGATGATGAATCAGGTGGGGCCGCAAGCTGTGATAAACGCAGTGAAAGAGCGCGCGCCATTCTGGGCAGAAAAATTGCCAGAGCTGCCAGAATTACTTTATGACAGCTTGCGCCAAGGTAAAGCGATGAACCACAGAATGGATCAGCTTTACCAAGGCTACCGAGAGAGTAAGCGTCAGCAAGCAACTGGAAAGTTTTTGTTTGGCGTTGGAGCCACTTTAGTCGTATGCTCCGCAATATTAGTTTCAAGCCCTTATGAGCAGCTATCTATGGGCTGTGGCATCGCAGGTGTCACATTTTGGTTGCTTAGTTGGCGAGCTTACCGTCGTTAG
- a CDS encoding SCP2 domain-containing protein, protein MPFDPLVTAVIETSLNTFVNDDPALVRRLSRLKGQIIQVNLKELNKTLTFVFSQQIDVLSEYEGQPDCYLSLNLSVLPELREQSNITKLIKQDKLILEGDIQLAQKFAQLMTDCKPDLEEWLSRVTGDVVAHTLVQGVKNVGGLVAKQATKHQNHLAQVLTEEWKIAPAPLEVAHFCDQVDDVKSSAARLEAKLNALLEKV, encoded by the coding sequence ATGCCATTTGATCCATTGGTAACCGCGGTTATTGAAACCTCTTTAAATACTTTCGTGAACGATGATCCAGCTTTGGTTCGTCGTTTGTCTCGTTTAAAGGGGCAGATCATTCAAGTCAATTTGAAAGAGTTGAATAAAACACTCACTTTCGTTTTCAGCCAACAGATTGATGTGTTGTCAGAATACGAAGGGCAGCCTGACTGCTACCTATCTTTGAACTTATCGGTGTTACCTGAACTGCGTGAGCAATCGAACATCACCAAGCTGATCAAGCAAGATAAGCTGATCTTAGAGGGTGATATTCAACTGGCTCAGAAGTTTGCTCAACTGATGACAGACTGCAAGCCTGACTTGGAAGAGTGGTTGTCTCGTGTGACGGGTGATGTGGTTGCGCATACCTTGGTGCAAGGCGTTAAGAATGTTGGCGGCCTTGTAGCTAAGCAAGCGACTAAGCATCAAAACCACCTCGCTCAGGTATTAACTGAAGAGTGGAAGATTGCTCCAGCGCCATTAGAAGTGGCACATTTTTGCGATCAGGTTGATGACGTGAAAAGCTCAGCAGCACGCCTTGAAGCTAAGTTGAACGCTCTGTTGGAGAAAGTATGA
- a CDS encoding GNAT family N-acetyltransferase has translation MSVIVREGSLEEVVSVVEQISEFAKKESVASLSERLSGKKNLILVAEEAGVLLGFKIGYELDQQTFYSWFGGVSPLARNKGVAQSQLDVQEQWAQQQGYKQLKVKSRNQFPAMLRLLLRNGYQIEKLEEKEDINENRIHFVKQLSPL, from the coding sequence ATGTCAGTCATCGTACGTGAAGGTTCACTGGAAGAAGTGGTTTCAGTTGTGGAGCAGATCTCTGAGTTTGCTAAAAAAGAGAGTGTGGCCTCTCTTTCAGAGCGATTATCAGGTAAGAAGAACCTGATCTTAGTGGCAGAAGAGGCCGGAGTGCTGCTTGGTTTTAAGATTGGCTATGAATTGGATCAGCAAACTTTTTACAGTTGGTTTGGTGGTGTGTCACCGCTCGCAAGAAACAAAGGGGTCGCACAGTCTCAGTTAGATGTTCAGGAGCAGTGGGCGCAACAACAAGGTTATAAGCAGCTGAAAGTGAAATCTCGTAACCAGTTCCCTGCGATGTTACGCCTGCTATTGAGAAACGGTTATCAAATCGAAAAACTGGAAGAAAAAGAAGATATTAATGAAAATAGAATCCATTTCGTGAAGCAATTATCACCTCTGTGA
- a CDS encoding TatD family hydrolase, with product MIDTHAHIYASEFDEDREQVVERALAQGIDTILLPNIDLESIEPMLATEAQFPNVCRSMMGLHPCYVDGNIEETLKTIRAWFDKHNFIAVGEIGIDLYWDKTFKAEQEMAFVTQLQWAKELDLPVVIHTRDSIEETLELLKQEQDGSLRGVFHCFGSSLEEAQAINALGFHLGLGGVSTFKNSGMDKVIPHLDMNYVILETDCPYLAPTPNRGKRNEPAYTELVAKRIAELRGITLEEVENITTTNAKSLFNL from the coding sequence ATGATCGACACCCATGCTCATATTTACGCGAGCGAATTTGATGAAGACCGCGAGCAAGTTGTAGAGCGCGCACTGGCTCAAGGGATTGATACCATTCTATTGCCGAACATCGACTTAGAATCTATCGAGCCAATGCTAGCGACAGAAGCTCAATTTCCGAATGTGTGCCGTTCAATGATGGGCTTACACCCTTGTTATGTGGATGGAAATATTGAAGAAACACTAAAGACCATTCGTGCTTGGTTCGACAAGCATAACTTCATCGCCGTGGGTGAGATTGGTATCGACCTGTACTGGGATAAAACCTTCAAGGCCGAACAAGAGATGGCGTTCGTGACTCAGCTGCAGTGGGCAAAAGAGCTCGATCTACCCGTGGTGATCCATACGCGTGACTCTATTGAAGAGACACTAGAGCTGCTGAAACAAGAGCAAGATGGCAGCTTACGTGGCGTATTCCACTGTTTTGGCAGCAGCTTAGAAGAAGCTCAAGCGATCAACGCGCTCGGCTTTCACCTCGGATTAGGTGGTGTTTCGACCTTTAAGAATTCAGGAATGGATAAGGTGATCCCACACCTCGATATGAATTACGTCATCCTAGAAACAGATTGCCCCTACTTGGCACCGACGCCAAATCGCGGCAAACGCAATGAACCTGCCTACACAGAATTGGTGGCAAAGCGCATCGCCGAACTGCGCGGAATTACCCTTGAAGAAGTCGAAAACATAACCACAACAAATGCTAAGTCATTGTTTAATTTATGA
- the tatC gene encoding twin-arginine translocase subunit TatC, whose translation MSSTEQTQPLISHLLELRNRLLRAIVAVLVVFIGLIYFANDIYEFVSAPLVDRLPEGATMIATDVASPFFTPLKLTLIASIFVAVPFILYQVWAFVAPGLYKHEKRLIMPLLASSSLLFYCGVAFAYFVVFPLVFSFFTAISLGQVEFATDISSYLDFVLALFFAFGIAFEVPVAIILLCWTGATTPKALSEKRPYIVVGAFIIGMMLTPPDMISQTLLAIPMCILFEIGLFFARFYVRKPDADEEEAES comes from the coding sequence ATGTCTTCGACTGAGCAGACACAGCCTTTAATTAGCCACCTTCTGGAACTACGTAATCGCCTATTGCGCGCGATTGTCGCGGTTCTGGTTGTGTTTATAGGGCTAATTTATTTTGCTAATGATATTTATGAATTCGTATCAGCACCTTTAGTAGATCGTCTACCTGAAGGGGCGACGATGATCGCAACGGATGTTGCATCGCCATTTTTCACACCACTGAAATTAACCTTAATCGCGTCAATTTTTGTCGCGGTGCCGTTTATTTTGTATCAGGTGTGGGCGTTTGTTGCTCCGGGTTTATACAAGCATGAGAAGCGCTTGATCATGCCACTTTTGGCGTCAAGTTCTTTGCTGTTTTACTGTGGCGTAGCGTTTGCTTACTTCGTGGTATTCCCGCTGGTATTTAGCTTCTTCACGGCTATCTCTTTGGGGCAGGTAGAGTTCGCAACAGACATATCGAGCTATCTCGATTTTGTACTCGCGCTGTTCTTTGCGTTCGGTATTGCTTTTGAAGTGCCTGTGGCGATTATCTTGTTGTGTTGGACTGGAGCGACAACGCCGAAGGCTTTATCTGAAAAGCGTCCTTACATTGTCGTGGGTGCTTTCATCATCGGTATGATGCTGACACCACCAGATATGATCTCACAAACACTATTGGCGATTCCAATGTGTATTCTGTTTGAGATTGGTCTGTTCTTTGCGCGCTTCTATGTGCGTAAGCCAGATGCTGACGAAGAAGAAGCCGAGTCTTGA
- the ubiE gene encoding bifunctional demethylmenaquinone methyltransferase/2-methoxy-6-polyprenyl-1,4-benzoquinol methylase UbiE — MMDTSVQTNSAVESETTHFGFETVAKDEKVAKVAEVFHSVAAKYDIMNDLMSGGVHRLWKRFTIDCSGVRPGQRILDLGGGTGDLTAKFSRIVGEKGHVVLADINNSMLNVGRDKLRDSGIVGNVHYVQANAEELPFPDNYFDCITISFCLRNVTDKDQALRSMYRVLKPGGRLLVLEFSKPVLEPLSKVYDAYSFHLLPKMGELIANDADSYRYLAESIRMHPNQETLEGMMQEAGFENTKYFNLTGGIVALHRGYKF; from the coding sequence ATTATGGACACAAGCGTGCAGACAAATTCAGCAGTAGAGTCAGAAACCACACACTTTGGTTTCGAAACAGTCGCGAAAGACGAAAAAGTCGCGAAAGTAGCAGAGGTATTTCACTCTGTAGCCGCTAAATACGACATCATGAATGACTTAATGTCGGGTGGTGTTCACCGCTTGTGGAAGCGATTCACGATTGATTGCAGTGGCGTTCGCCCTGGTCAGCGTATCCTAGATCTTGGTGGTGGTACTGGCGACCTTACTGCGAAATTCTCGCGTATCGTTGGTGAAAAAGGCCACGTGGTTCTTGCTGATATCAACAACTCAATGCTGAATGTTGGCCGCGATAAGCTGCGTGATAGCGGCATTGTTGGCAACGTACACTACGTGCAAGCGAACGCTGAAGAGTTGCCATTCCCAGATAACTACTTCGATTGCATTACGATCAGCTTCTGTCTGCGTAACGTAACCGATAAAGACCAAGCGCTGCGTTCTATGTACCGCGTACTTAAGCCAGGTGGCCGTCTGTTGGTTCTTGAGTTTTCTAAGCCAGTGCTTGAGCCACTATCAAAGGTTTACGATGCATACTCTTTCCACCTGTTGCCAAAAATGGGTGAGCTGATTGCTAACGATGCAGACAGCTACCGTTACCTTGCAGAATCTATTCGCATGCACCCAAATCAAGAGACTTTGGAAGGCATGATGCAAGAAGCGGGTTTTGAAAATACCAAATACTTCAACCTAACGGGCGGCATTGTTGCGCTGCACCGCGGTTACAAGTTCTAG
- the tatA gene encoding Sec-independent protein translocase subunit TatA encodes MGGISIWQLLIIAVIVILLFGTKKLRGMGGDLGSAVKGFKKAMSDEDKPADKKDADFEPKNIEQQKTEATAETKKDKEQA; translated from the coding sequence ATGGGTGGTATCAGTATTTGGCAACTTCTAATCATTGCTGTAATTGTAATTTTGCTATTCGGAACAAAGAAACTGCGCGGCATGGGTGGTGACTTAGGTTCAGCGGTTAAAGGCTTCAAAAAAGCGATGAGCGATGAAGACAAGCCTGCAGATAAGAAAGATGCAGACTTCGAACCAAAGAATATTGAACAGCAGAAGACAGAAGCGACTGCTGAAACAAAGAAAGACAAAGAGCAGGCGTAA
- the polA gene encoding DNA polymerase I gives MARIPDNPLILIDGSSYLYRAFHAYPGTMSNGDIPTNAVYGVVNMLRSMMRQFASDRIAVIFDAKGKTFRDDMYPEYKANRPPMPDDLRCQIEPLHNVIRAMGLPLISIPGVEADDVIGTLASQASAMGMPVLISTGDKDMAQLVDDNVTLINTMTNVVMDREGVIEKFGIPPELIIDYLALMGDKVDNIPGVPGVGDKTATALLQGIGSIEKLYQNLDDIAALGFRGSKTMAKKLIDNKDNAEMSYELATIKLDVELEETPESLVKAQPNTDELIKLYGQLVFKSWLNELLEGGSGVVEADEKSGAVRSSTASTTSTVEMNTSAVTIDRSNYETILDEASFNTWLEKLKASEVFAFDTETDSLDYMVANLVGLSFATEEGVAAYVPVAHDYLDAPQQLDRDWVLEQLKPILEDDAQAKVGQNLKYDMSVLARYGIEMKGIKHDTMLASYVFNSVGGKHDMDSLALRFLQHSCISFEQIAGKGKKQLTFNQIELGEASPYAAEDADVTLRLHNRLMENIEQDEKLKAIYEEIEVPLIPVMSRIERTGVFIDDMLLGAQSQEIAVRLDELEQKAYEIAEQEFNMNSPKQLQAILFEKMGLPVIKKTPSGAPSTNEEVLQELALDYPLPKLIIEYRGLAKLKSTYTDKLPKMINAETGRVHTSYHQAVTATGRLSSTDPNLQNIPIRNDEGRRIRQAFVAQHGWKILAVDYSQIELRIMAHLSGDKALLEAFQQGKDIHAATAAEIIGVNIEDVTTEQRRRAKAVNFGLIYGMSAFGLAKQLGIPRGEAQHYMDTYFERYPGVMQYMEDTRSAASEQGFVETIYGRRLHLPEIQSRNGMRRKAAERAAINAPMQGTAADIIKKAMLLVDEWIQAEGDGRVKLLMQVHDELVFEVEESSLAEIESKVQELMESAAELEVPLVAEAGHGDNWDQAH, from the coding sequence ATGGCTCGTATTCCTGATAATCCATTGATTCTGATCGATGGCTCTTCTTACCTATATCGCGCGTTCCATGCTTACCCTGGCACAATGAGCAATGGTGATATCCCAACTAACGCCGTTTACGGTGTAGTTAACATGCTACGTAGCATGATGCGTCAATTTGCTTCTGATCGTATTGCGGTTATTTTTGATGCGAAAGGAAAGACGTTCCGTGATGACATGTACCCAGAGTACAAAGCAAACCGTCCCCCAATGCCTGACGATCTTCGTTGCCAGATCGAACCTTTGCACAATGTGATTCGTGCGATGGGCTTGCCACTTATCTCTATTCCCGGCGTTGAAGCGGATGACGTGATCGGTACGCTTGCTTCTCAAGCTTCTGCGATGGGCATGCCTGTGCTTATCAGTACTGGCGATAAAGATATGGCACAGCTGGTTGATGACAACGTTACCCTGATCAACACCATGACTAACGTGGTGATGGATCGCGAAGGCGTTATTGAGAAATTTGGTATCCCACCAGAGCTTATCATCGACTACCTTGCGCTGATGGGCGATAAAGTCGATAACATCCCAGGCGTTCCGGGCGTCGGTGACAAGACAGCGACTGCTTTACTGCAAGGTATTGGTAGCATCGAAAAGCTGTACCAAAATCTTGATGACATCGCGGCGCTTGGTTTCCGTGGTTCAAAGACCATGGCTAAGAAGCTGATTGATAATAAAGACAACGCTGAGATGTCTTACGAGCTTGCAACGATCAAACTCGACGTCGAGCTAGAAGAGACTCCTGAGTCGCTTGTAAAAGCACAACCAAATACGGATGAGCTGATTAAGCTATACGGTCAACTGGTCTTCAAATCTTGGCTGAATGAGCTACTTGAAGGTGGCAGCGGCGTGGTTGAGGCGGATGAAAAGTCGGGTGCTGTGCGCAGCAGCACGGCATCAACCACTTCTACCGTAGAAATGAACACCTCTGCAGTGACGATTGATCGCAGCAACTACGAAACCATCTTAGATGAAGCTTCTTTTAATACGTGGCTAGAAAAACTGAAAGCATCAGAGGTGTTTGCCTTTGATACTGAAACAGACAGCTTGGACTACATGGTGGCTAACCTTGTTGGTCTATCATTCGCAACCGAAGAAGGCGTTGCCGCTTACGTACCGGTTGCCCATGACTACCTAGATGCACCTCAACAACTCGATCGTGATTGGGTACTTGAACAGCTTAAGCCGATTCTTGAAGATGACGCACAAGCTAAAGTCGGTCAAAACCTGAAATACGACATGAGCGTTTTAGCGCGCTACGGTATCGAGATGAAAGGCATCAAGCACGACACCATGCTAGCGTCTTACGTCTTCAATAGTGTTGGCGGTAAGCATGATATGGATAGCCTAGCGCTGCGCTTCCTACAGCACAGCTGCATCTCATTCGAGCAAATCGCAGGTAAAGGTAAGAAGCAGCTTACTTTCAACCAGATTGAGCTGGGTGAGGCGTCTCCATACGCTGCAGAAGATGCGGACGTAACACTACGTCTTCATAACCGTTTAATGGAAAACATCGAGCAAGACGAAAAGCTAAAAGCGATTTATGAAGAGATTGAAGTACCACTGATTCCAGTGATGTCTCGTATTGAACGCACTGGTGTATTCATCGACGACATGTTGCTAGGCGCTCAATCGCAAGAGATTGCAGTTCGTCTTGATGAGCTAGAGCAGAAAGCTTACGAGATTGCAGAGCAAGAGTTCAACATGAACTCGCCAAAACAACTGCAAGCGATTCTTTTTGAAAAGATGGGCTTGCCTGTTATTAAGAAAACGCCATCAGGTGCCCCTTCAACCAATGAAGAAGTGCTACAAGAACTGGCGCTTGATTACCCGCTACCTAAGCTGATCATTGAGTATCGTGGCCTTGCGAAGTTGAAATCAACTTACACCGATAAGCTGCCGAAGATGATCAACGCTGAAACTGGTCGTGTTCATACGTCTTACCACCAAGCGGTGACGGCGACGGGTCGTCTGTCTTCTACTGATCCAAACTTACAGAACATTCCAATTCGTAATGATGAAGGTCGTCGCATCCGCCAAGCATTCGTTGCACAGCATGGTTGGAAGATTCTAGCGGTCGATTACTCTCAAATTGAATTACGTATCATGGCGCACCTATCGGGTGACAAAGCGCTTCTGGAGGCATTCCAACAAGGCAAAGATATCCACGCAGCAACGGCGGCTGAGATCATCGGCGTTAATATTGAGGATGTAACGACAGAACAACGTCGTCGTGCTAAAGCCGTTAACTTCGGTCTTATCTACGGTATGAGTGCCTTTGGTTTGGCTAAGCAGCTAGGCATTCCTCGTGGCGAAGCACAGCACTACATGGATACTTACTTCGAGCGCTACCCTGGTGTAATGCAGTACATGGAAGACACACGCAGTGCTGCTTCTGAACAGGGCTTCGTTGAAACCATTTACGGTCGTCGTTTGCACCTTCCTGAAATTCAATCTCGTAATGGCATGCGTCGTAAAGCAGCTGAGCGTGCGGCGATCAACGCGCCAATGCAAGGTACAGCGGCAGACATCATTAAGAAAGCGATGCTATTGGTTGATGAATGGATCCAAGCGGAAGGCGATGGTCGAGTTAAGTTATTGATGCAAGTACACGATGAATTGGTATTTGAAGTGGAAGAGTCATCTTTAGCCGAAATTGAAAGTAAAGTACAAGAATTGATGGAATCAGCTGCAGAGCTAGAAGTGCCGTTGGTTGCGGAAGCTGGCCACGGTGACAACTGGGATCAAGCCCACTAA